Proteins found in one Paenibacillus dendritiformis genomic segment:
- a CDS encoding LacI family DNA-binding transcriptional regulator, producing the protein MAVRIKDVARKAGVSVTTVSRVLNNEKYVTDELKQKVLAAIEELDYSPNHIARSLVRQKTNLIGVIVPDLASSFYSTILSSVEEEASENGYNLLVCNIIEDIDKELKYLNVFQEMRVEGIIIMHEKINNEIKQFLDKSNIPVIFSSVKPVNRKFHSVIIDDYEAAYEATEYLISLGHTRIGFIGGDMRDITSGQNRYAAYRNALSTYEIPIVYEYIKFGDYKLQSGYALMEELLQCDPMPTAVFAVSDDMALGAMNCISDHQLKVPEHISIIGFDGSPFTEIIRPRLTSMEQPIQRMGTESVKALLRLIAEPSSLNQDIILPHELVIRDSTRKIK; encoded by the coding sequence ATGGCAGTGCGAATTAAAGACGTGGCCCGGAAAGCGGGCGTATCGGTTACGACCGTATCGCGAGTGTTGAACAATGAGAAGTATGTAACGGATGAATTGAAGCAAAAAGTGCTGGCAGCCATTGAGGAGCTCGATTACAGTCCGAATCATATCGCCAGAAGCCTGGTGCGCCAGAAGACGAACTTAATCGGGGTGATCGTGCCCGATCTCGCGTCCAGCTTCTACTCGACCATTTTGAGCAGCGTGGAGGAAGAGGCGAGCGAGAACGGCTACAATCTGCTTGTCTGCAATATTATCGAAGATATCGACAAGGAATTGAAATACTTAAACGTGTTTCAGGAGATGCGGGTCGAAGGCATCATTATTATGCATGAGAAGATCAATAACGAAATCAAGCAATTTTTAGATAAATCGAATATTCCTGTCATCTTTTCGAGCGTGAAGCCGGTGAACCGGAAGTTCCATTCCGTAATTATCGACGATTACGAGGCTGCCTATGAAGCGACGGAATATTTAATCTCGCTCGGCCACACACGGATTGGGTTCATCGGGGGTGACATGAGGGATATTACGTCCGGTCAAAATCGATACGCCGCGTACCGCAATGCGTTATCCACCTATGAGATTCCGATTGTATATGAATATATCAAATTCGGCGATTACAAGCTTCAGAGCGGATATGCCTTGATGGAGGAGCTGCTGCAATGCGATCCGATGCCGACGGCGGTGTTCGCCGTCAGCGATGACATGGCGCTGGGCGCGATGAACTGCATCAGTGACCACCAGCTGAAGGTGCCGGAGCATATCTCGATTATCGGGTTCGACGGAAGCCCGTTCACGGAGATCATTCGTCCGCGGCTCACTTCGATGGAGCAGCCGATCCAGCGGATGGGCACGGAATCGGTCAAGGCTTTGCTCCGCCTGATCGCGGAACCGTCCAGTCTGAATCAGGATATCATTTTACCGCATGAGCTTGTCATCCGGGACAGCACCCGAAAGATAAAATAA
- a CDS encoding extracellular solute-binding protein, with the protein MKRKWGKWTALLLAIIMLLSACSGGGSGSKSAEGDSSADGDKGEKPATWIADRTIKGRIFMNGVMNDISQNQIDNEVAKKIKELTGITLEWENTPANSSLEGLTAGLATGDLPDVIVSYLNHSGRPEMPVLLKAAREGMFTDLSPYLKDTKIYSKYFEDGYLPVDTKNGVMFRPEFNGSTYFVHMRINREGGQETRKWVGGPHIRKDIAEALNVDPKSITTSEQLYELAKKIKAGNFKDANGKDVYPIGPRYWGGNDNSYLYSDLWWGDEGFFRDSDGAIKHESQTEYSMKRIEFVQKLLNEGLIHPEYYTMDETRATEGALNGSFAIISDMHNYLEFNKDMHYLPLGPLDSVEGPYQMRLTYKSGYNIWAIPSTTERPEEIVKFADFLASREGKLLWQYGIEGRDYTLDENGNPIVKQEVIDLKKEDPKAAQQLAFQGVGDTWGEYLGNTDLDPVADFGEAEYGNAAFPAENEGPNNIADYFGWDEKYKNAKIQDGYGPLSFLGEYEKGTELKTALDYYNESLIRAYYSKSTAEAAKIMESVKKQLEAADLQGYIQLLEQKSKDPATPIVLSPSQ; encoded by the coding sequence ATGAAAAGAAAGTGGGGAAAGTGGACGGCATTATTGCTTGCGATCATCATGTTGTTAAGCGCTTGCAGCGGAGGAGGGAGTGGCAGCAAGTCGGCGGAAGGAGACAGCTCAGCGGATGGGGATAAGGGAGAAAAGCCGGCCACCTGGATCGCGGACCGCACGATTAAAGGGCGGATTTTCATGAACGGCGTCATGAATGATATTTCCCAGAATCAGATTGATAACGAGGTAGCCAAAAAGATAAAAGAACTGACCGGCATTACGCTGGAATGGGAAAACACGCCAGCGAACAGTTCCCTCGAAGGATTGACGGCCGGGCTGGCCACCGGAGATTTGCCGGATGTCATCGTCAGCTATTTGAATCACAGCGGCCGGCCGGAAATGCCGGTTCTGCTCAAGGCGGCGCGTGAAGGGATGTTTACGGACTTATCGCCTTACTTGAAGGATACGAAGATTTACAGCAAATATTTCGAAGACGGCTATTTACCGGTCGATACGAAAAACGGCGTCATGTTCCGCCCGGAATTCAACGGCTCAACATATTTCGTGCATATGCGGATCAACCGCGAGGGCGGACAGGAAACCCGGAAATGGGTCGGGGGCCCGCATATCCGCAAAGATATTGCGGAAGCGCTGAATGTGGATCCGAAGTCGATTACGACCTCCGAGCAATTGTATGAGCTGGCGAAAAAAATAAAAGCCGGCAACTTCAAAGACGCGAACGGCAAAGATGTGTACCCGATCGGGCCTCGCTACTGGGGCGGCAATGACAACAGCTATCTCTACTCCGATCTGTGGTGGGGGGATGAAGGATTTTTCCGGGACAGCGACGGCGCGATCAAGCACGAGAGCCAGACGGAGTACTCGATGAAGCGGATCGAATTCGTCCAGAAGCTGCTCAATGAAGGCTTGATTCATCCCGAGTATTATACGATGGACGAGACGCGCGCGACGGAAGGGGCGCTGAACGGCTCGTTCGCCATTATTTCCGATATGCACAACTACCTGGAGTTCAATAAAGATATGCATTACTTGCCGCTCGGTCCGTTGGACAGCGTGGAGGGTCCGTATCAGATGAGATTGACTTATAAATCCGGCTACAACATCTGGGCGATCCCGTCTACGACGGAACGGCCGGAGGAGATCGTGAAGTTCGCCGATTTCCTGGCCAGCCGAGAAGGCAAGCTATTGTGGCAGTACGGGATCGAAGGCCGCGATTACACGCTGGACGAGAACGGCAATCCGATCGTGAAGCAGGAAGTCATCGATCTGAAGAAGGAGGATCCGAAGGCCGCGCAGCAGCTTGCCTTCCAGGGCGTTGGCGACACATGGGGCGAATACCTCGGCAATACGGATCTTGATCCGGTAGCTGACTTCGGCGAAGCGGAATATGGAAACGCCGCATTCCCGGCAGAAAATGAAGGCCCGAACAACATCGCTGATTATTTCGGCTGGGACGAGAAATATAAAAACGCCAAAATCCAGGACGGCTACGGTCCGCTCTCCTTCCTGGGCGAATATGAAAAGGGAACCGAGTTGAAAACGGCATTGGACTACTATAATGAGAGCTTAATCCGGGCGTATTATTCGAAGTCGACCGCTGAAGCGGCCAAAATTATGGAGTCCGTGAAGAAGCAGCTGGAGGCGGCCGATCTGCAAGGCTATATTCAACTGCTGGAGCAAAAGAGCAAGGATCCGGCCACGCCAATCGTGCTGAGCCCTTCGCAGTAA
- a CDS encoding CehA/McbA family metallohydrolase — MITIKNPYDKQGVWLKGSFHNHTTNSQCGTQPLEVVYQMYGQYDYLGISDHDVITAHEGERRIPTVFEAMEVSSPEAHMLLVEPPRSIMEGYHNTFTIDNYQRLSDACLANGGISVLAHPNRYFSQFWRLEDMMSLTGYTGIEIVNGDGNPEYDVAFDKWDQLLTAGRTVWGFGNDDFHVYGQEKRAWNMVLAERNTNDSILEAVKAGSFYVSTGFDFAGIHAEDGLITVDLPANERLNRIYKYVTLIGKEGQVLHEETGRLNRVQYQCSGEEGYVRIAAYLEGGYGAFSQPLFVEQHA, encoded by the coding sequence GTGATAACGATCAAAAATCCATATGACAAGCAAGGGGTATGGCTGAAAGGCAGCTTTCATAATCATACGACCAACAGCCAATGCGGCACGCAGCCGCTTGAAGTCGTCTATCAGATGTACGGGCAGTATGATTATTTGGGCATCTCGGATCATGATGTCATTACGGCTCATGAAGGAGAGCGGCGCATTCCGACGGTATTCGAAGCGATGGAGGTGAGCAGTCCCGAAGCCCATATGCTGCTTGTCGAGCCGCCCCGTTCGATAATGGAAGGCTATCATAATACGTTTACGATCGACAACTATCAGCGTTTGTCCGATGCCTGCCTCGCCAATGGCGGAATCAGCGTTTTGGCGCATCCGAACCGGTATTTCTCGCAATTTTGGCGGTTGGAAGATATGATGAGCCTCACCGGCTATACGGGCATTGAGATTGTGAACGGCGACGGCAACCCGGAGTATGACGTGGCCTTCGACAAGTGGGATCAGCTGCTGACGGCGGGCCGCACCGTATGGGGCTTCGGCAATGATGACTTCCATGTGTACGGTCAGGAGAAGCGCGCCTGGAATATGGTGCTCGCGGAGCGGAATACGAACGATAGCATTTTGGAAGCCGTCAAGGCGGGCAGCTTCTATGTATCTACCGGGTTCGATTTCGCCGGGATCCATGCCGAGGACGGTCTGATTACCGTTGATCTGCCTGCGAACGAGAGATTGAATCGAATATATAAATATGTTACGCTGATTGGAAAAGAAGGCCAAGTATTACATGAAGAAACAGGCCGCCTGAACCGCGTCCAGTACCAATGCAGCGGGGAAGAAGGCTATGTTCGAATCGCGGCATATCTCGAAGGAGGCTATGGAGCGTTCTCCCAACCTTTATTCGTAGAACAACATGCCTAG
- a CDS encoding alpha-mannosidase: MNTNELHGKLTALKERTPSGYWGQRIVSQLEYMNRVSLVQDRQWDSALLPVVEWLHARLDDEGVIAERTAREAESMLAACGPAAKSYTLHCAAHAHLDMNFLWGWAETVSATLNTFRTMLDLLEEYPDYIFSHSQAAAYQIVEQYDPEMLEEIKARVKEGRWEVTASTWVEADKNMPNGESMARQLLYAKTYLSGLFGLDPDSLQIDFEPDTFGHSIHVPEALHHAGVKYYYYCRGHNDNGHPLFRWESPSGRSVIAYKEPHWYDSRIEPEMALTVPEFCAKTKMTTMLKVYGVGDHGGGPTRRDIERILDMQTWPIFPKIEFGTYRDFFALTELVADSLPVIRDELNFIFTGCYSSESRIKLANRVSERLLGEAELFGSIASLYARARYFGEELGEAWKQACFNQFHDILPGSCVVETREHAMASFQEIMATAGSKKSYAIRKLAELIDTSAHIVADEDVRESMSEGAGPGVGVHLFRMGASERGRGKTRIFHLFNSSVRDREELTDIVIWDWNGHVDSIQFHDSEGRSVPFQYIDRGFIEHWGHYFLRVLLKVNVPAIGYSTYVMTEKDGDMKRLSANDFYLAGQNLPPNEKYEFVLENEHIAVRFDPRQFTIASLIDKRTNREYADPAEPAGVFRFVEEDTFNGGGNAWLVGRYRHVEPLVKWTLDSCELGDHLLRQSITFRTSFRDSTLKATVSLDRGSQALVYNVECDWHEIGSKDGFTPQLNFYLPVQYDCRSYQYDVPFGTLEREGIDLDVPANSFAAAVPADSGIDRAVMLLADAKHGFRSGSRSLAVTLLRGSYSPDPYPEIGKHQFRFAVGLTDYHDTQQMLEQSYHFQHPLEAVSVRARKGTLPQTGSFVTLERGQVALSAIKMAEGTTANRWIVRLYETDGERTSVTLAFGQPVRKAYFVSIVEQPSDGPDIAVHGSKITFDVGAAAMATVCVEFEGR, from the coding sequence ATGAATACGAACGAACTTCATGGCAAGCTGACGGCATTGAAGGAGAGAACTCCCTCGGGTTACTGGGGACAACGAATCGTATCGCAACTGGAGTATATGAACCGCGTCTCCCTCGTTCAGGATCGCCAGTGGGACTCGGCCCTGCTCCCTGTCGTTGAATGGCTCCATGCCCGCCTCGATGACGAGGGCGTCATCGCGGAGCGGACCGCGCGCGAGGCGGAGAGCATGCTGGCCGCCTGCGGGCCGGCTGCCAAGAGCTATACGCTGCATTGCGCCGCCCATGCGCATCTCGACATGAACTTCCTGTGGGGCTGGGCGGAGACGGTATCCGCGACGCTGAACACGTTCCGCACGATGCTCGATCTGCTGGAAGAGTATCCGGACTACATCTTCTCTCATTCGCAGGCGGCCGCTTATCAGATCGTGGAGCAATACGATCCCGAGATGCTGGAGGAGATTAAGGCCCGGGTCAAGGAGGGGCGGTGGGAGGTCACCGCTTCCACCTGGGTCGAAGCGGACAAGAACATGCCGAACGGCGAGAGTATGGCCAGACAACTGCTGTATGCCAAAACGTATCTGTCCGGCCTGTTCGGTCTCGATCCGGACAGCCTGCAGATCGATTTCGAGCCGGACACGTTCGGGCACAGCATCCATGTTCCGGAAGCGCTGCATCATGCCGGCGTGAAGTATTACTATTATTGCCGGGGCCACAACGATAACGGCCACCCGCTGTTCCGGTGGGAGTCTCCCTCGGGCCGGTCCGTCATCGCCTACAAAGAGCCGCATTGGTATGATTCCCGCATCGAGCCGGAGATGGCGCTCACGGTGCCGGAGTTCTGCGCGAAGACGAAGATGACGACGATGCTGAAGGTGTACGGCGTCGGCGATCATGGCGGCGGACCGACGCGCCGCGACATCGAACGGATATTGGATATGCAGACCTGGCCGATTTTCCCGAAGATCGAGTTTGGAACATACCGCGACTTTTTTGCTTTGACGGAGCTGGTAGCGGACAGCTTGCCGGTCATTCGCGATGAGCTGAATTTTATATTTACCGGGTGCTATAGCTCGGAATCGAGAATCAAGCTGGCGAACCGGGTGTCGGAACGGCTGCTCGGCGAAGCGGAACTGTTCGGCAGCATCGCTTCTTTATATGCACGGGCCCGCTATTTCGGAGAGGAACTCGGGGAGGCCTGGAAGCAAGCCTGCTTCAATCAATTTCATGATATTTTGCCGGGCTCATGTGTGGTGGAGACGAGAGAACATGCGATGGCTTCGTTCCAGGAGATTATGGCGACGGCCGGGAGCAAGAAAAGCTACGCTATCCGCAAGCTTGCCGAGCTCATCGATACGTCGGCGCATATTGTCGCCGATGAAGATGTGCGCGAGAGCATGTCCGAAGGAGCCGGTCCCGGGGTTGGCGTCCATTTGTTCCGGATGGGGGCGAGCGAGCGCGGCCGCGGAAAGACGCGCATCTTCCATCTGTTCAATTCCTCCGTCCGCGATCGCGAAGAGCTGACGGACATTGTGATCTGGGATTGGAACGGCCATGTGGACAGCATTCAGTTCCATGACAGCGAAGGGCGGAGCGTTCCGTTTCAATATATTGACAGAGGCTTCATCGAGCATTGGGGCCATTACTTTTTGCGGGTGCTGCTGAAGGTGAACGTACCCGCCATCGGCTACAGCACGTACGTCATGACCGAGAAGGACGGCGATATGAAGCGGTTGTCCGCCAATGATTTTTATTTGGCCGGGCAGAATCTGCCGCCGAATGAGAAGTACGAATTCGTGCTGGAGAACGAACATATTGCCGTCCGGTTCGATCCGCGGCAATTCACGATCGCTTCGCTGATCGACAAGCGCACGAACCGCGAATATGCCGATCCAGCGGAACCGGCGGGAGTGTTCCGCTTCGTGGAGGAGGATACGTTCAACGGGGGCGGGAATGCCTGGCTCGTCGGCAGATACCGCCATGTGGAGCCGCTGGTGAAGTGGACGCTGGACAGTTGCGAGCTTGGCGACCATTTGCTTCGCCAGTCGATTACATTCCGGACGAGCTTCCGGGATTCGACGCTGAAGGCCACCGTGTCGCTGGATCGCGGCAGCCAGGCCTTGGTGTATAACGTCGAATGCGACTGGCATGAGATCGGAAGCAAGGATGGCTTTACGCCCCAACTGAACTTCTATCTGCCGGTGCAATATGACTGCAGGTCTTATCAATATGACGTTCCCTTCGGCACGCTGGAGAGAGAGGGCATCGATTTGGACGTGCCGGCCAACAGCTTCGCCGCGGCCGTTCCGGCGGACAGCGGCATCGATCGCGCGGTCATGCTGCTCGCCGATGCGAAGCATGGCTTCCGGAGCGGCAGCCGCTCGCTGGCGGTCACCCTGCTGCGCGGCTCCTACAGCCCGGATCCGTACCCGGAGATCGGCAAGCATCAGTTCCGGTTCGCCGTCGGGCTGACCGATTATCACGATACGCAGCAGATGCTGGAGCAGTCGTATCATTTTCAGCATCCGCTCGAAGCCGTATCCGTCCGCGCCCGCAAGGGGACGCTGCCGCAGACGGGCAGCTTCGTCACGCTGGAGCGGGGACAGGTGGCGCTGTCTGCGATTAAGATGGCGGAGGGTACCACGGCGAACCGTTGGATCGTGCGCCTGTATGAGACGGACGGCGAACGGACGAGCGTCACGCTTGCGTTCGGGCAGCCGGTGAGAAAAGCTTATTTTGTATCGATCGTCGAGCAGCCGAGCGATGGACCGGACATTGCCGTCCACGGCAGCAAAATTACATTCGATGTCGGCGCAGCCGCGATGGCGACCGTATGCGTTGAATTCGAGGGGAGATAA
- a CDS encoding carbohydrate kinase family protein has product MKKYDAVVIGDANIDLVVVGCHELPAPGEEVFADQMQVHVGGGAALFTLSLAKLGLKLAFNGVLGKDGDGRYILNEFQKHGVDTQYIQLSERNHTGISIALNSDKDRSFITYMGTNQELDLRQLDLRSVELARHVHLTGYRGRSNHDDYMQMAAKLKAMGVTLSCDVGWDDTGEWYEGIYELMKTVDIFFMNEAEAMHYTRCAREADSIAKLRQHSSHFVIKMSSKGAIACIDGQVTRRAGFQVNSVDTTGAGDAFNAGYMFGYLAGKPVKDCLLYGNACGACSVTNYGGSTGITNIDTLEQFIAAASAG; this is encoded by the coding sequence TTGAAAAAATATGACGCAGTCGTCATTGGAGACGCGAATATCGATCTGGTCGTGGTCGGCTGTCACGAGCTGCCGGCTCCAGGAGAGGAAGTATTCGCCGATCAAATGCAGGTCCATGTAGGCGGAGGAGCAGCGCTGTTCACCTTGTCCCTGGCGAAGCTGGGATTGAAGCTGGCCTTCAATGGCGTATTGGGAAAAGACGGCGACGGGCGGTATATTTTGAACGAGTTCCAGAAGCATGGCGTGGATACGCAATATATCCAACTGAGCGAACGGAATCACACCGGCATATCGATTGCGTTGAATTCGGACAAAGACCGCTCGTTCATTACGTATATGGGGACGAACCAAGAACTTGATCTGCGGCAGCTTGATCTGAGAAGCGTCGAGCTGGCAAGGCATGTGCATTTGACCGGATACCGCGGACGCAGCAATCATGACGATTATATGCAGATGGCAGCCAAGCTGAAAGCGATGGGCGTGACGTTGTCCTGCGATGTCGGCTGGGACGATACGGGCGAGTGGTATGAAGGCATCTATGAATTGATGAAGACGGTGGACATCTTTTTCATGAACGAAGCGGAAGCGATGCACTATACCCGCTGTGCTCGCGAAGCGGACAGCATCGCGAAGCTAAGGCAGCATTCCTCGCATTTTGTCATCAAGATGAGCTCCAAAGGAGCGATCGCCTGCATTGACGGCCAGGTGACGCGCCGCGCGGGCTTTCAGGTGAATTCCGTGGACACGACCGGTGCCGGCGACGCTTTCAATGCCGGTTATATGTTCGGTTATTTGGCGGGCAAGCCGGTGAAGGACTGCTTGCTGTACGGCAATGCGTGCGGCGCTTGCTCCGTTACGAATTATGGAGGAAGCACAGGCATTACGAATATCGATACGCTGGAGCAATTCATCGCGGCCGCATCGGCCGGGTAA
- a CDS encoding glycoside hydrolase — protein MKLALIGGGGVRAVLFTKSLTLKAQQTGITQLVLHDTDEEQLAIIGKLCRIVIEQSGIELRLDTTMDARAALQGADYIVTTIRVGKEQSRYIDEKIALDRGLLGQETTGPAGFSMALRTIPVLRDYCELAKEVAPNAWIFNFSNPSGLVTQALRSYGYDRVVGICDTPSHTKLRIAEALGLDERNLRTEVFGLNHLSWISKLMVEGKDLLPELKNDSAFGNSVEELKMFDPDLLRELPYLPNEYLYYYYHREKSLANIQQAAMTRGQMIALNNQAMLDELKRMDIDSNPELAIQTYLYYTQKREASYMAAETNSEVKEMLPMEELTLPETLGYAGVMLDFVESLQTGCENNIVLSVPNEGAIAGFADDDVVEVSCTIDKDGAHPVRIGAVPEDMHLLMKSVKLFERLTVEAVAKKSRSLAVKALSVHPLVNSYSLAKELVDDYLEAYRDTLGEWNQ, from the coding sequence ATGAAACTAGCATTAATAGGAGGAGGCGGCGTCCGGGCCGTCTTGTTCACGAAAAGTCTCACCTTAAAGGCACAGCAGACCGGGATTACGCAGCTGGTGCTCCATGACACCGACGAGGAGCAGCTGGCGATTATCGGCAAGCTGTGCCGCATCGTCATCGAGCAGAGCGGCATCGAGCTTCGGCTCGACACGACGATGGATGCCCGCGCGGCGCTGCAAGGAGCGGATTATATCGTCACGACGATCCGCGTCGGGAAGGAGCAATCGCGGTACATCGATGAGAAGATTGCGCTCGATCGCGGACTGCTCGGGCAGGAGACGACCGGACCGGCCGGCTTCTCCATGGCGCTGCGAACGATTCCGGTATTGCGGGATTATTGCGAATTAGCGAAGGAGGTTGCGCCGAACGCGTGGATCTTCAACTTCTCGAATCCTTCCGGTCTGGTGACGCAAGCGTTGAGAAGCTATGGCTATGACCGCGTCGTCGGGATATGCGATACGCCGAGCCATACGAAGCTGCGCATTGCGGAGGCGCTGGGCCTCGATGAACGGAACCTGCGCACCGAAGTGTTCGGCCTGAATCATCTGTCCTGGATCAGCAAGCTGATGGTTGAGGGCAAGGATCTGCTGCCCGAATTGAAGAACGATTCGGCCTTCGGAAACTCGGTCGAGGAATTGAAAATGTTCGATCCCGATTTGCTGCGGGAGCTGCCTTATTTGCCGAATGAGTATTTATATTATTACTACCATCGCGAAAAATCGCTCGCGAACATTCAGCAGGCAGCGATGACGCGCGGACAAATGATTGCGCTGAACAATCAGGCGATGCTGGACGAGCTGAAGCGGATGGATATCGACAGCAATCCGGAGCTGGCCATTCAAACGTATCTGTACTACACGCAAAAGCGGGAAGCGTCCTATATGGCGGCGGAAACGAATTCCGAGGTGAAGGAGATGCTGCCGATGGAGGAGTTGACGCTTCCCGAGACGCTCGGCTATGCGGGCGTCATGCTTGATTTCGTGGAATCGCTGCAGACCGGATGTGAGAACAATATCGTGCTGTCGGTACCGAACGAGGGGGCAATCGCCGGCTTCGCGGATGACGATGTTGTCGAGGTGTCGTGCACGATTGACAAGGACGGGGCTCATCCGGTCCGGATCGGCGCCGTTCCCGAAGATATGCATCTGTTGATGAAATCGGTGAAGCTGTTCGAACGGCTGACGGTGGAGGCGGTCGCGAAGAAATCGCGAAGTCTGGCCGTGAAAGCGCTATCGGTTCACCCGCTGGTGAATTCCTATTCTCTGGCGAAGGAGCTTGTAGACGATTACTTGGAAGCTTATCGCGATACGTTAGGAGAATGGAACCAATGA
- a CDS encoding metallophosphoesterase family protein, producing the protein MANHLSFQEDGTFKILQFTDVHIGDGTDGAEQDRQSIVLMERLIEQEQPDLIVYTGDLCWSHGVDDPRKGLRLAISPAVRSGLPWAAVFGNHDAEGSVTREQLMDVMRESATCLAEPGPAELSGVGNYALPVHGSTGGKEAAMLYFLDSGGEAPEHIGGYEWIHSDQVEWYAQVSRETTKRSGAPLPSLAFFHIPLPEYDEVWRAGNISGNKFERVCAPKLNSGLFAKMVEMGDVMAAFVGHDHDNDYVGELHGISLCFGRTTGYNCYGRLQRGARVIELTEGKRDFRTWLRLDDGTVQS; encoded by the coding sequence ATGGCGAACCATTTATCATTTCAGGAAGACGGCACGTTCAAAATATTGCAATTCACCGACGTTCATATCGGCGATGGCACGGATGGAGCGGAGCAAGATCGGCAGTCCATCGTCTTGATGGAGCGGCTAATCGAGCAGGAGCAGCCCGATCTTATCGTGTACACGGGAGATCTGTGCTGGAGCCACGGCGTGGACGATCCGAGAAAAGGCCTGCGCCTAGCTATTTCACCCGCCGTGCGCTCCGGCCTTCCATGGGCTGCCGTGTTCGGCAATCATGACGCGGAAGGAAGCGTAACCCGCGAGCAGTTAATGGACGTGATGCGGGAGAGCGCCACATGCCTGGCCGAGCCGGGACCGGCCGAACTAAGCGGGGTCGGCAATTACGCGCTGCCTGTTCACGGTTCAACCGGGGGTAAGGAGGCGGCGATGCTGTATTTTCTCGATTCCGGCGGCGAAGCGCCGGAGCATATCGGCGGGTATGAATGGATTCACAGCGATCAGGTGGAATGGTACGCGCAGGTATCGAGAGAGACGACGAAGCGCAGCGGAGCGCCGCTGCCATCCTTGGCCTTCTTCCATATTCCGCTGCCGGAATATGACGAGGTGTGGCGCGCCGGGAATATCAGCGGCAATAAATTTGAACGGGTATGCGCGCCCAAATTAAACTCCGGCCTGTTCGCGAAAATGGTGGAGATGGGCGATGTGATGGCTGCATTTGTGGGACATGATCACGATAACGATTATGTCGGAGAACTTCATGGCATCTCGCTCTGCTTTGGCCGCACGACGGGCTATAACTGCTACGGCCGCTTGCAGCGGGGCGCGCGGGTCATTGAATTGACGGAAGGCAAGCGCGACTTCCGTACCTGGCTCCGGCTAGACGATGGCACGGTGCAGTCATGA
- a CDS encoding carbohydrate ABC transporter permease codes for MYSRRIHQERGTTVNEFYKVSTGEKIYRIVIYVVIILLCLSIILPFLNIFALSFNAGKDAERGGIFFWPRVWTLENYQEVFSSSNILGAYAITLFRTVVGTFFSVFLTAMAAYTLKSKTLPGVKFFTLMIFFTMLFSGGVIPYYMLLKQLHLVNTIWVYVIPGLYSAWNIIIMRTFFSQISVSLEESAKLDGCNDFTTFIRIIMPLSKPVIAVISLFNAVGHWNDWFTGAFYVQKTNLRPVSTLLQEMLTRQDAIRAALMQNAGTTSYEILEKMQVTGNSLKMATIIVVVTPIICVYPFVQKFFAEGVMIGSVKE; via the coding sequence ATGTATTCCCGCCGAATTCATCAGGAAAGGGGAACGACTGTGAACGAGTTCTACAAAGTTTCTACAGGCGAAAAAATATACCGCATCGTCATCTATGTCGTCATCATCTTGTTATGCCTGTCGATTATCCTTCCGTTTCTCAATATATTTGCGCTGTCGTTCAATGCGGGGAAAGATGCGGAACGAGGAGGCATTTTTTTCTGGCCACGAGTATGGACGCTGGAGAATTATCAAGAGGTATTCAGCTCGTCTAATATTTTGGGCGCGTACGCGATCACGCTTTTCAGGACGGTTGTGGGCACCTTCTTCAGCGTGTTCCTGACGGCGATGGCCGCCTATACCTTGAAGAGCAAGACACTTCCGGGGGTCAAATTTTTTACGTTGATGATTTTCTTCACCATGCTGTTCAGCGGCGGCGTCATTCCGTACTATATGCTGTTGAAGCAGCTTCATCTTGTCAATACGATTTGGGTCTATGTCATCCCCGGGTTGTACAGCGCGTGGAATATTATCATTATGAGGACGTTCTTCTCGCAAATCAGCGTCAGTCTGGAAGAGTCCGCGAAGCTGGACGGCTGCAACGATTTTACGACCTTCATCCGCATTATTATGCCGCTCAGCAAGCCGGTCATAGCGGTAATCAGTCTGTTCAACGCGGTTGGCCATTGGAATGATTGGTTCACCGGCGCGTTCTATGTCCAAAAGACGAATCTGCGGCCGGTATCGACGCTTCTGCAAGAGATGCTGACGAGGCAAGACGCGATTCGCGCCGCATTGATGCAAAACGCGGGCACGACCTCGTATGAGATTTTGGAGAAGATGCAGGTGACGGGCAATTCCTTGAAGATGGCTACCATTATCGTTGTCGTCACGCCGATTATTTGCGTGTATCCGTTTGTGCAGAAGTTTTTTGCCGAAGGCGTCATGATCGGATCGGTCAAAGAATAA